In Apium graveolens cultivar Ventura chromosome 10, ASM990537v1, whole genome shotgun sequence, the following are encoded in one genomic region:
- the LOC141690630 gene encoding uncharacterized protein LOC141690630 yields the protein MLIGAMNVHRVFLDNGSSTNILYYSTYKKLGFPDSDMYFEDAHVYGFTGEAVRVMGSVRLPVTLGEGALSVTQIIDFKVLDQDSAHNVLVGRPWLRAFRVITSIHHLMIKFPIPNGVGSLRGSQYESRDCYHKAVKEFRRRRYEGKGLPYEDIEDIHTKPSGEVHAHYFVENPGKEETNTSGNSFVTQAHVSKIRSVEEVVASHTEGIIQKEVNGEKLEGRSEILQGLGNNIKVDAPQKKDAPLNEVEVDAPPNEDAPSDEKVEVEDPRDFDFDLDPRIPMPTEKTGPAEDTISIPVDKNDPNKVLKVGSQLDDEMRGGLTRFLIANLDVFAWSHLDMIGIDPEVMCHHLNILPNCKGIRQKRRPRLVNMMFKDQIGRTMEVYVDDMLVKSEVTTDHIKHLMEMFNILRRFRMKLNPQKCMFGVESGKFLGFIVNHRGIEANPAKIKALLDMKSPTNVKQV from the exons ATGCTTATTGGGGCAATGAACGTACATCGAGTTTTCTTGGATAATGGGAGTTCTACAAACATCTTGTACTACAGCACCTACAAAAAGCTGGGTTTCCCAGATAGCGACATGTATTTCGAAGATGCACACGTCTATGGCTTTACTGGGGAAGCTGTGAGAGTTATGGGTTCGGTCAGGCTTCCCGTCACGCTCGGGGAAGGAGCTTTGTCGGTTACTCAAATAATAGATTTCAAGGTGCTAGATCAGGATTCCGCGCACAATGTGCTGGTCGGCAGACCTTGGTTGCGAGCGTTCAGGGTGATAACATCGATACACCACTTGATGATAAAATTCCCAATACCAAACGGAGTTGGCAGTCTGAGAGGGTCACAGTATGAGTCGCGcgactgctatcacaaggctgtCAAGGAATTTCGCAGAAGAAGGTATGAAGGGAAAGGTCTCCCATACGAAGATATAGAAGATATTCATACAAAACCAAGTGGAGAGGTCCATGCCCACTATTTTGTTGAAAACCCCGGGAAGGAAGAAACCAATACCTCTGGAAACTCTTTTGTGACGCAGGCACATGTTTCGAAAATCCGTAGTGTAGAAGAAGTGGTGGCGAGTCATACAGAAGGAATCATACAGAAAGAGGTTAACGGGGAAAagttggaaggaagaagtgagattttgcaaGGTCTCGGCAATAACATCAaggttgatgctcctcaaaaGAAGGATGCGCCCTTGAATGAagttgaggttgatgctcctccaaaCGAGGACGCGCCCTCAGATGAAAAAGTGGAAGTTGAAgacccccgagactttgatttcgatttggatcccaggatccctatgccCACCGAAAAAACGGGACcggccgaagacacaatatctatTCCGGTTGATAAAAATGACCCAAATaaggttttgaaagtgggatcTCAGTTGGATGATGAGATGAGAGGAGGTCTCACCCGCTTTCTAATTGCAAATCTTGATGTTTTCGCATGGAGTCATTTAGATATGATAGGGATCGACCCGGAAGTAATGTGTCACCATTTGAATATCCTCCCGAATTGCAAGGGCATACGTCAGAAACGCCGCCCA CGGTTGGTTAACATGATGTTCAAAGATCAAATCGGGAGAACCATGGAAGTGTATGTGGACGATATGCTGGTGAAATCTGAGGTGACGACTGACCATATCAAACACCTGATGGAGATGTTTAATATTTTGAGGAGGTTTCGTATGAAATTAAATCCGCAAAAATGTATGTTCGGCGTGGAGTCGGGCAAGTTTCTCGGGTTCATTGTCAACcacaggggaattgaggccaaccccgcgAAGATCAAGGCATTATTGGATATGAAGTCACCCACCAATGTGAAACAGGTGTAG